A single genomic interval of Noviherbaspirillum cavernae harbors:
- the cmk gene encoding (d)CMP kinase produces the protein MNSHNVPVITIDGPTASGKGTVAHRVAQHLGFHFLDSGALYRLTALTALRHQTPLADEHALAKLAEKLPCKFLGHEIWLGNEEVSNAIRAEEVGNFASKIAALPAVRHALAGLQHGFRMPPGLVADGRDMGTVIFPHATLKVFLTASVEARASRRYKQLIDKGFSASMEDLLKDLKERDARDSNRAVAPLKPAEGAYLLDTSDMTVEQAVEQVLRWYAAVKKSA, from the coding sequence ATGAATTCGCACAACGTTCCTGTCATCACGATCGACGGCCCGACCGCCTCCGGCAAAGGCACGGTTGCGCATCGGGTTGCCCAGCATCTCGGGTTTCATTTTCTGGATTCCGGCGCGTTGTATCGGCTGACGGCGTTGACGGCATTGCGGCACCAGACGCCATTGGCCGATGAGCATGCGCTTGCAAAACTTGCGGAGAAATTGCCTTGCAAGTTTCTCGGCCATGAGATCTGGCTGGGAAACGAGGAAGTGTCAAACGCCATCCGGGCCGAGGAAGTTGGCAACTTTGCTTCGAAAATTGCAGCGTTGCCCGCAGTGCGGCATGCGCTGGCCGGATTGCAGCACGGATTTCGCATGCCCCCCGGTCTGGTAGCTGATGGACGGGATATGGGTACCGTCATTTTTCCGCATGCCACGCTGAAGGTATTCCTCACGGCAAGCGTGGAGGCGCGTGCATCAAGACGCTATAAGCAATTGATTGACAAGGGTTTTTCTGCTAGTATGGAAGACCTTCTCAAGGATTTGAAAGAACGTGATGCGCGCGATTCGAATCGCGCAGTTGCGCCACTCAAGCCTGCGGAAGGCGCATATTTGCTGGATACATCGGATATGACAGTCGAGCAGGCGGTCGAACAGGTGCTTCGCTGGTATGCGGCAGTAAAGAAGTCGGCGTGA
- a CDS encoding prephenate dehydrogenase: MLKKIAIFGVGLIGGSFALALKKAGAVEQIIGVGRTIASLERAKELGIIDVICTSSADAVRGADLVLIAAPVAQTEAILASIEPHLQPETVVTDAGSTKTDVVAAACRALREKIAQFVPGHPIAGRELNGPDAAIVDLYVGKKVVLAPLPENAPADVERVANAWRQCGAIIHRLTSQEHDRVFASVSHLPHLLAYALVDDIARKPHADVLFQYAASGFRDFTRIAGSSPEMWRDISLANQAALLQELDAYMAQLAQLRAMLAAGDAAAIESIYANAQQARHNWVRTIEAAEKQGKQGGD, from the coding sequence GTGTTGAAAAAAATTGCCATTTTCGGCGTCGGCCTGATCGGTGGGTCATTTGCTCTCGCGCTCAAGAAGGCCGGTGCTGTTGAGCAGATCATCGGCGTCGGTCGGACAATTGCCTCACTGGAGCGCGCGAAGGAACTCGGCATCATCGACGTGATCTGTACATCGAGCGCCGACGCGGTTCGCGGTGCGGACCTCGTATTGATCGCAGCGCCCGTCGCGCAGACCGAGGCGATACTCGCATCCATCGAGCCGCATCTTCAGCCGGAAACGGTCGTCACCGATGCCGGCAGCACCAAGACCGATGTGGTTGCGGCGGCTTGCAGGGCGCTTCGGGAAAAAATCGCACAGTTCGTTCCCGGACATCCGATTGCAGGGCGCGAATTGAACGGACCTGATGCCGCGATTGTCGATCTTTATGTCGGCAAGAAAGTGGTGCTGGCACCGCTGCCCGAGAATGCACCGGCCGATGTCGAGCGGGTCGCCAATGCATGGAGGCAATGCGGTGCCATCATCCATCGGCTGACATCGCAGGAACATGACCGGGTATTTGCCTCGGTGAGCCACTTGCCGCATTTGCTGGCCTACGCACTAGTTGACGACATCGCCAGGAAGCCGCACGCCGATGTGCTGTTTCAATACGCCGCCAGCGGATTTCGCGACTTCACTCGGATCGCGGGATCGTCGCCGGAGATGTGGCGCGATATTTCTCTGGCCAACCAGGCGGCATTGCTGCAGGAACTGGACGCCTACATGGCGCAACTGGCGCAATTGCGGGCCATGCTGGCGGCGGGAGATGCCGCTGCAATCGAGTCGATTTACGCGAATGCGCAGCAGGCGCGGCACAACTGGGTTCGCACGATCGAGGCTGCGGAAAAACAAGGCAAACAAGGCGGCGACTAA
- the aroA gene encoding 3-phosphoshikimate 1-carboxyvinyltransferase — MKHYPHHLDLQAAAKAEGSVRLPGSKSISNRTLLLAALAHGTTRIFDLLASDDTHVMLMALQELGIRWEQVGETQQYIVHGANGVLPVHQADLFMGNAGTAIRPLTAALAVIGGDYTLHGVSRMHERPIGDLVDALNAIGTRISYTGEQGYPPLHIQRGRIHAQRMQVRGNVSSQFLTALLMAAPLMVKDEPVTIDVIGELISKPYIEITLNLMRRFGVVVERDGWQSFTVPTGQRYVSPGTIHVEGDASSASYYLAAGAIAGGPVRVEGVGKDSIQGDVRFVEALEQMGATITMGDNWIVAKSNGVLKAIDADFNHIPDAAMTIAVAALYADGVSTLRNIASWRVKETDRIAAMATELRKLGAAVEEGADYLRITPPAEIRAAAIDTYDDHRMAMCFSLASLTGTVRRGNTIRINDPKCVAKTFPDYFDAFAKIARNDLF, encoded by the coding sequence ATGAAGCATTATCCTCATCATCTTGATCTGCAGGCTGCGGCAAAGGCAGAGGGCTCGGTGCGGCTGCCGGGCTCGAAGAGCATTTCCAATCGCACCTTGCTGCTCGCAGCACTTGCACACGGTACGACACGGATTTTCGATCTGCTCGCGTCCGATGACACGCACGTGATGCTGATGGCGCTGCAAGAGTTGGGCATCCGTTGGGAACAGGTCGGCGAAACGCAGCAGTACATCGTGCACGGCGCGAATGGTGTCCTGCCGGTGCATCAGGCCGATTTATTCATGGGCAACGCCGGCACGGCGATCAGGCCGTTGACCGCTGCGTTGGCGGTGATCGGTGGCGATTACACTTTGCATGGCGTGTCGCGCATGCATGAACGTCCGATCGGCGATCTGGTGGATGCGTTGAATGCGATCGGCACGAGAATCAGCTACACCGGCGAGCAAGGCTACCCGCCATTGCACATTCAGCGCGGACGGATTCATGCGCAGCGAATGCAGGTGCGCGGCAATGTGTCGAGCCAGTTCCTGACCGCGCTGCTGATGGCTGCGCCGTTGATGGTGAAAGACGAACCCGTCACCATCGATGTGATCGGCGAACTGATTTCCAAGCCGTATATTGAAATCACGTTGAATCTGATGCGCCGCTTCGGCGTTGTCGTGGAGCGCGATGGCTGGCAATCGTTCACGGTGCCGACCGGTCAACGATACGTCAGCCCGGGCACCATTCATGTCGAAGGCGACGCATCTTCAGCCTCCTATTATCTGGCCGCCGGCGCGATCGCAGGCGGCCCGGTGCGCGTGGAAGGCGTCGGCAAGGACAGTATCCAGGGCGATGTGCGCTTTGTCGAGGCACTGGAGCAGATGGGCGCGACCATCACGATGGGCGATAACTGGATCGTGGCAAAGTCGAACGGAGTGCTGAAGGCAATCGATGCCGATTTCAACCATATCCCCGATGCCGCGATGACGATTGCGGTGGCTGCCTTGTACGCCGATGGTGTCAGTACCTTGCGCAACATCGCCAGCTGGCGTGTGAAGGAAACCGACCGTATTGCGGCCATGGCAACCGAGTTGCGCAAGCTGGGAGCGGCAGTCGAAGAGGGGGCGGATTATTTACGCATCACGCCACCGGCGGAAATCCGCGCTGCGGCGATCGATACTTACGACGACCATCGAATGGCGATGTGCTTTTCCTTGGCTTCGTTGACAGGAACAGTACGCAGAGGCAACACGATTCGCATCAACGATCCGAAATGTGTCGCCAAGACATTCCCGGACTATTTTGATGCGTTTGCGAAGATTGCCCGCAACGACTTGTTTTAA
- the rpsA gene encoding 30S ribosomal protein S1 — MSTVSTSPASAGFESFAALFEESLSRQDMRSGEVISAEVVRLDHNFVIVNAGLKSEAFIPIEEFKNDNGELEVQVGDYISVAIESLENGFGDTILSRDKAKRLASWLSLEKAMESGEIVTGTVNGKVKGGLTVLTNGIRAFLPGSLVDTRPVKDTTPYEGKTLEFKVIKLDRKRNNVVLSRRAVIEASMGEERAKLMETLKEGTIVTGIVKNITDYGAFVDLGGIDGLLHITDLAWRRVRHPSEVLTVGQEITAKVLKYDQEKNRVSLGVKQLGDDPWTGLSRRYPQGTRLFGKVTNLTDYGAFVEVEQGIEGLVHVSEMDWTNKNVAPNKVVQLGDEVEVMVLEIDEERRRISLGMKQCKANPWDDFAMSHKKGDKVKGAIKSITDFGVFIGLSGNIDGLVHLSDLSWTEAGEEAVRKFKKGDELEAVVLAIDVERERVSLGVKQLEGDPFNNFAALNDKGSIVNGTVKSVEPKGAVIALNEEVEGYLRASEISRDRVEDAGTHLKVGDKVEAMVINIDRKARSIQLSIKAKDNADTQEAMQKMSSDSNAASGTTSLGALLKAKLDNKQ, encoded by the coding sequence ATGTCTACTGTTTCCACTTCCCCTGCATCTGCTGGCTTCGAAAGTTTCGCAGCCCTTTTCGAAGAGTCATTGTCGCGTCAAGACATGCGCTCCGGCGAAGTCATCTCCGCCGAAGTCGTCCGTCTCGACCACAACTTCGTGATCGTGAACGCTGGCCTGAAATCCGAAGCGTTCATCCCCATTGAAGAATTCAAAAACGATAATGGCGAACTCGAAGTTCAGGTAGGGGACTACATCTCCGTCGCCATCGAATCGCTGGAAAACGGCTTCGGCGACACGATCCTGTCGCGCGACAAGGCCAAGCGCCTCGCCTCGTGGCTCTCGCTGGAAAAAGCGATGGAGTCCGGCGAAATCGTGACAGGCACCGTCAATGGCAAGGTCAAGGGCGGCCTGACCGTTCTGACCAACGGCATTCGTGCCTTCCTGCCGGGCTCGCTGGTCGACACCCGTCCGGTCAAGGACACCACGCCGTACGAAGGCAAGACCCTGGAATTCAAGGTCATCAAGCTGGACCGCAAGCGCAACAACGTTGTGCTGTCCCGCCGCGCCGTCATCGAAGCATCGATGGGCGAAGAGCGCGCCAAGCTGATGGAAACCCTGAAAGAAGGCACGATCGTCACCGGTATCGTCAAGAACATCACCGACTACGGTGCGTTCGTTGACCTCGGCGGCATCGACGGCCTGTTGCACATCACCGACCTCGCATGGCGCCGTGTTCGTCACCCGTCGGAAGTGCTCACCGTCGGTCAGGAAATCACCGCCAAGGTCCTCAAGTACGATCAAGAGAAGAACCGCGTTTCGCTGGGCGTCAAGCAGCTGGGCGACGATCCGTGGACCGGTTTGTCCCGTCGTTATCCGCAAGGCACACGCCTGTTCGGCAAGGTCACCAACCTGACCGACTACGGCGCGTTCGTGGAAGTCGAACAAGGCATCGAAGGCCTGGTGCACGTGTCCGAAATGGACTGGACCAACAAGAACGTGGCTCCGAACAAGGTTGTACAGCTGGGCGACGAAGTCGAAGTCATGGTTCTGGAAATCGACGAAGAGCGTCGCCGTATCAGCCTCGGCATGAAGCAATGCAAGGCCAATCCGTGGGATGACTTCGCGATGAGCCACAAGAAGGGCGACAAGGTCAAGGGCGCAATCAAGTCGATCACCGACTTCGGCGTGTTCATCGGCCTGTCAGGCAACATCGATGGTCTGGTGCACCTGTCCGATCTGTCCTGGACCGAAGCCGGCGAAGAAGCTGTCCGCAAGTTCAAGAAAGGCGACGAGCTGGAAGCTGTCGTGCTGGCAATCGACGTCGAACGCGAGCGCGTTTCGCTGGGCGTCAAACAGCTCGAAGGCGATCCGTTCAACAACTTCGCTGCACTGAACGACAAGGGATCGATCGTGAATGGTACGGTGAAGTCGGTCGAGCCGAAAGGCGCGGTCATTGCATTGAACGAAGAAGTCGAAGGCTATCTGCGTGCTTCCGAAATCTCCCGCGATCGCGTGGAAGATGCTGGTACGCACCTGAAGGTGGGTGACAAGGTCGAAGCCATGGTCATCAACATCGACCGCAAGGCTCGCAGCATCCAGTTGTCGATCAAGGCGAAGGACAATGCCGACACGCAAGAAGCCATGCAGAAGATGTCGAGCGACTCCAATGCCGCTTCCGGTACGACCAGCCTCGGCGCATTGTTGAAGGCCAAGCTCGACAACAAGCAGTAA